Proteins co-encoded in one Streptomyces sp. NBC_01283 genomic window:
- a CDS encoding ABC transporter ATP-binding protein — protein sequence MTTQTAAPPATGAVSFEQVTKSYGDVLAVDALTLELHPGETVALLGPNGAGKSSTLDLLLGLRRPDSGTVRVFGTSPREAITSGRVGAMLQSGGLMDEVTVKELVRLACALHPRPHRVNDVLAHAGISQLADRRVNKLSGGQEQRVRFALATAGENDLIVLDEPTTGMDVTTRQAFWATMREQAEQGRAVLFATHYLEEADAIADRVLVLHRGRLLADGTAAEIKAKAGARKVSFDLEDVSDALAGKLRALPFLTTLDVSGHTVRLQSTDADATVHALYGLGVYPRNLEVAGLGLEQAFVAITEAEEARTR from the coding sequence ATGACGACACAGACCGCGGCACCGCCCGCGACCGGCGCGGTGAGCTTCGAGCAGGTGACCAAGAGCTACGGCGACGTGCTCGCCGTGGACGCCCTCACGCTGGAGCTCCACCCCGGCGAGACCGTCGCCTTGCTCGGCCCGAACGGCGCGGGCAAGTCCTCCACGCTCGACCTGCTGCTCGGCCTGCGCCGCCCGGACAGCGGCACCGTGCGGGTCTTCGGCACGAGTCCGCGCGAGGCGATCACATCGGGCCGGGTCGGCGCGATGCTGCAGAGCGGCGGCCTGATGGACGAGGTCACCGTCAAGGAACTGGTCCGGCTCGCCTGCGCGCTGCACCCGCGGCCCCACCGGGTGAACGACGTACTCGCCCACGCGGGCATCTCGCAGCTCGCCGACCGCAGGGTCAACAAGCTCTCCGGCGGCCAGGAGCAGCGCGTCCGCTTCGCGCTCGCGACGGCCGGCGAGAACGACCTGATCGTCCTCGACGAGCCGACCACCGGCATGGACGTCACCACCCGCCAGGCCTTCTGGGCGACCATGCGCGAGCAGGCGGAGCAGGGCCGCGCCGTCCTCTTCGCCACGCACTACCTGGAGGAGGCCGACGCGATCGCCGACCGCGTCCTGGTGCTGCACCGCGGCCGTCTCCTCGCGGACGGCACCGCCGCCGAGATCAAGGCGAAGGCGGGCGCCCGCAAGGTCTCCTTCGACCTGGAGGACGTGAGCGACGCGCTCGCGGGCAAGCTGCGCGCACTGCCGTTCCTGACCACCCTCGACGTGTCGGGCCACACGGTCCGCCTCCAGTCGACGGACGCCGACGCGACCGTGCACGCGCTGTACGGGCTCGGCGTCTACCCCCGCAATCTGGAGGTCGCCGGGCTCGGTCTGGAGCAGGCCTTCGTGGCGATCACCGAGGCCGAGGAGGCCAGGACCCGATGA
- a CDS encoding ABC transporter permease: protein MTNPTRSFASRALVKLEIARSLRNRKFLFFSVVYPSLLFLIIAGGQSATEKVEGTGLNLPAFFMVSMASFGALTAVLMGNSERIAKERENGWVRQLRLTSLPGRGYVLAKTASAAVVSLPSIVVVFVVAAAVKDVRFEAWQWLALTGAIWAGSLCFAALGVAIGYLATGDAVRPITMIVYFGLSVLGGLWMPTTTFPQWLQDIASWLPTHAYAALGQAIELGNAPHAKDVTLLVAYFLLFAGGAAWLYRKDTLKA from the coding sequence ATGACGAATCCGACGCGTTCCTTCGCTTCACGCGCTCTCGTCAAGCTGGAGATCGCCCGTTCCCTGCGCAACCGCAAATTCCTCTTCTTCTCCGTGGTTTATCCCTCGCTGCTCTTCCTGATCATCGCGGGCGGCCAGTCCGCCACCGAGAAGGTCGAGGGGACGGGCCTGAACCTGCCCGCCTTCTTCATGGTGTCGATGGCGTCGTTCGGCGCTCTCACCGCCGTCCTCATGGGCAACAGCGAGCGCATCGCCAAGGAGCGCGAGAACGGCTGGGTGCGGCAGCTGCGCCTGACCTCCCTGCCCGGCCGGGGCTACGTCCTGGCGAAGACCGCGAGCGCGGCCGTGGTCAGCCTGCCGTCCATCGTCGTGGTGTTCGTGGTCGCGGCGGCGGTCAAGGACGTCCGCTTCGAGGCCTGGCAGTGGCTGGCCCTGACCGGCGCGATCTGGGCGGGCAGCCTCTGCTTCGCGGCACTCGGCGTGGCCATCGGCTATCTCGCGACCGGTGACGCCGTACGCCCGATCACGATGATCGTCTACTTCGGGCTCTCCGTGCTCGGCGGCCTGTGGATGCCGACGACGACCTTCCCGCAGTGGCTCCAGGACATCGCGTCCTGGCTGCCCACGCACGCGTACGCTGCCCTCGGACAGGCCATCGAACTGGGCAACGCCCCGCATGCGAAGGACGTCACGCTCCTCGTCGCCTACTTCCTTCTCTTCGCGGGCGGCGCGGCGTGGCTGTACCGGAAGGACACACTGAAGGCGTGA